A section of the Chryseobacterium scophthalmum genome encodes:
- the sprA gene encoding cell surface protein SprA, whose product MNVFGQVQNQQGVSIKKNYEVTDPTYYEAYYDVKIGMYYVYPKIGNTITGPPVAMSPEDYKEFMLAEQSKAFYRDKSDSYNLMFRKDKSDAAKKGLIPSLTINNRLFESIFGSNKIEIIPSGYASFDFGGLYQKIDNPLILPQNRTSFTFDIDQRIQLGLIGKVGENLQLKANYDTQSGFAFENRMNLVWQSKGTWKDLQTKGLNDVNKPNAGGEDKIIKRIEFGNVNMPLSTSLIRGSESLFGVKSEFQLGKTFGTVVLSQQQGEARNIVVQGGGTMNNFKINAIDYEDNQHYFIGQYFLNSYDNALLNYPQINSRISISRMEVWVLDQGNSNLAYQKSIIGIRDLGEGASGTPDNSQNGLYNQVNNAIGSPREQGKNYLTNFQGQTFPGSAQPYENGEHFVLSTKARRMDANEYTFHPQLGYISLNQKLNDNQLLAVSYSYTVNGTNQVYKVGEFSEESPVLVTKLLRSNSNTRVDSPMWNLMMKNFYSLDAAQVDRDGFILNVYYRDAKTGGKVNYLPGTSVEGTNLLKLFNWDRLNVNGDLQSNNGVLGDGVFDFVEGITIKKEQGRIMFTKVQPFGSYMTQVLGSSNPQYVFSDLYTQQKQQASQSNLALRYTMEGRYKGAQGQGISLGAVNVPQGSVKVSANGVQLTEGIDYTVDYMLGTVTIINETVKQSGQAINISLENQLTFNTQRKRFLGLNLERRVSENFIFGGTVVNYSESPLTQKVNYGQEAVNNTMAGVNMMYNNQLPFLTRLTDKIPGINTEAPSNLNFKMEGAYLIPGINKGTNDQSYIDDFEQTTSKISLKEPTAWSLASKPEKSQGNPLFAGAGANDNLTNGYGRGLLTWYNIDPRFWGVGGRAPQGITPASVSNHASRRVQFSEIFNNRDFVAGEQTFTNTFDISYFPQEKGPYNANPATETTQQRWAGIMRPISVTNFVNSNIEYVEFWMMDPYADGNTLGTNPKLLLQLGNVSEDVLKDGLMQYENGLPTGGSPSTTTTSNWGIQPKQPPILYAFSSEGADRTAQDLGYDGLSSDQEAMRFGNTFVNPVTNLSDPAVDDFVFYLSDKFTGSQAASIVQRYKYFRGPEGNSRSGSLEVSSQTPDAEDINKDYNLDQTENYNEYIVNLDQASLGLGANNYIIDQKTVTATFQNGQTDDVKWYLFRIPVAKPGDPNSASILNNVRFARLLLTGFDQTSTLRFGTMDLIRSDWRRYTSKIASPTVASNDEGIGTDIGTAELEVGSVNIEENALNQPPYVLPPGIDRQVLSGNAGAQRQNEASLYLKATKITNQAKGVFKNTSLDMRRYKKLRLFVHGQNLDNPIASDYDPNTKFFIRFGSDATDNYYEYEASVKYTSNTATTPLEIWPAENDVDFNIQDFVDAKIRRDRESPNDIIQRKKDSQFGDSNKGIYIKGRPSLGNITTIMIGVRNVGTGRETPNNVTLWVNEIRLSEIENDGGYAGNASLNFNLGDFATVNTSASYSSVGFGNIDSKPAERSQATQSAFSINTAVNVDKFLPENTGMKIPVNYSYSQTIEDPKYNPLDTDVEFSKAANKEELKKVARTYTQQRSIGVVNMHKERVKPNSKPKFYDVENLSLTAVYNDDHYRDIYTKKNYRQYFRGYLDYNYTFKPWVVKPFNKMISDTAKSTKYLRWIKEFNFNPVPTRLSFRTELDRNYNELEFRNIDAILSGNLNDDFAALKNRNFYFGWQYGLGFNFTKSLKLEINSATRTLNDQVDVNTMDNSSIFGNVFRSGRPVLYNHRVQLNYKLPFQYLPYLDFIDAEVGYGFTYNWNARSTALLASPEGSLGSIGQNTNVISANATADLPKFFGQFSYFKRMSTTLQKRKQEQDSLNNAVNQAWEKNRYAYKKYKFKNKLSILQSAAFVLTSMKQLNVTYTENNGSVLPGLLSAPNGYGYGQTLGGPSLGFLFGSQADIRRLSMERGWVSDSPFMIDPYMKMSTREFRADLQVAPVNDFNISFNVLQTYNRNFSHTGFNYVDDFGNANPNLTFASDMVSYSNTVVLLNSSFKESTVIYDAIRANAQLISQQMGGVLNPNGYTEGHGISNAYVLIPAFRAAMEGKNPERLGNAKKAGLPIPNWRIIYSGLRNIPIINGQFTKFDILHSYTATYTATGVQSNIDYFNSRIDKTSSQRDVNDNYINPYTFSQVSYTESFSPLIGVDVTMRNNMQFGVQYNKTRSMILGLVNHSLTEDAYTEYVIRLGYIVRNFRLGTNNQRGAKAKGSDLNIRGDISLRDSQTSIMNILLNDSQITGGQKLMNIKLSADYNVSENLNLRLFYEQMTSKYKISTAFPLSTIRAGISATFTFGDSGGL is encoded by the coding sequence ATGAATGTTTTTGGGCAGGTGCAAAATCAGCAAGGTGTTTCTATAAAAAAGAATTACGAAGTTACTGACCCAACGTACTACGAAGCATATTACGATGTAAAAATCGGAATGTACTACGTATATCCTAAGATTGGTAATACAATTACCGGACCACCTGTTGCCATGTCGCCGGAAGATTATAAAGAGTTTATGCTTGCAGAGCAGTCTAAGGCTTTTTATAGAGATAAATCTGACAGCTACAACCTAATGTTCAGAAAGGATAAATCTGATGCGGCAAAGAAAGGTCTTATACCTTCTTTAACGATCAATAACAGACTTTTTGAATCTATTTTTGGAAGCAATAAGATTGAAATTATTCCTTCAGGATATGCTTCATTTGATTTTGGAGGTCTATATCAAAAAATCGATAACCCTTTAATTTTACCACAAAACAGAACGAGTTTTACATTTGATATTGACCAGAGAATTCAATTGGGATTAATTGGAAAAGTTGGTGAAAACTTACAGCTTAAAGCCAATTATGATACTCAAAGCGGTTTTGCTTTTGAGAATAGAATGAATTTGGTTTGGCAGTCAAAAGGTACCTGGAAAGATCTTCAGACAAAAGGCTTGAATGATGTGAATAAACCCAATGCAGGAGGTGAAGACAAGATTATCAAAAGAATAGAGTTTGGTAATGTGAATATGCCACTTTCAACAAGTTTGATTCGTGGTTCTGAATCTTTATTTGGGGTGAAATCTGAATTCCAGCTGGGTAAAACTTTCGGAACGGTAGTGCTTTCGCAACAACAAGGTGAAGCAAGAAATATCGTCGTACAAGGTGGTGGAACGATGAATAATTTTAAAATAAATGCTATAGATTATGAAGATAACCAGCATTATTTTATCGGACAATATTTCTTGAATAGTTATGATAATGCTTTGCTTAATTATCCTCAGATCAATTCCAGAATCAGTATTTCCAGAATGGAAGTTTGGGTTTTAGATCAGGGGAATTCAAATTTAGCCTATCAGAAAAGTATTATCGGGATCAGAGATTTAGGAGAAGGAGCTTCTGGAACGCCGGATAACTCTCAAAACGGATTATACAATCAGGTTAATAACGCCATTGGAAGTCCTAGGGAACAAGGGAAAAACTATCTGACAAACTTTCAGGGACAGACGTTTCCAGGAAGTGCCCAACCTTATGAAAATGGGGAACATTTTGTTTTGAGTACCAAAGCAAGAAGGATGGATGCGAATGAATATACTTTTCATCCGCAATTAGGATATATCTCGTTAAATCAAAAACTGAATGACAATCAGCTTTTAGCGGTTTCATATTCATATACCGTAAACGGAACCAATCAGGTTTACAAAGTCGGGGAATTTTCAGAAGAAAGCCCGGTTTTGGTCACCAAATTATTAAGATCAAACAGTAATACAAGAGTTGATTCACCAATGTGGAATCTAATGATGAAGAATTTCTATTCTTTAGACGCAGCACAGGTAGACAGAGACGGTTTTATTTTAAATGTATATTATCGTGACGCTAAAACAGGAGGGAAGGTAAATTACTTACCCGGTACTTCCGTTGAAGGTACCAATTTGCTTAAACTTTTCAACTGGGATAGGCTTAACGTGAATGGCGATTTACAGTCTAATAATGGAGTTTTAGGTGATGGTGTTTTTGATTTTGTAGAAGGAATTACGATCAAAAAAGAACAAGGACGGATTATGTTTACTAAGGTACAGCCTTTCGGAAGCTATATGACGCAGGTTTTAGGCAGCAGTAATCCTCAATATGTATTTTCAGATCTTTATACGCAACAGAAACAGCAGGCAAGCCAAAGTAATCTTGCGTTACGATATACGATGGAAGGTCGTTATAAAGGAGCTCAAGGTCAAGGAATTTCTTTGGGTGCTGTGAATGTACCTCAAGGTTCTGTAAAAGTTTCTGCAAATGGAGTGCAGCTTACAGAAGGTATTGATTATACGGTAGATTATATGTTGGGAACAGTTACCATCATTAATGAAACAGTAAAACAATCGGGTCAGGCTATTAATATTTCATTAGAAAATCAGCTGACTTTCAATACTCAGAGAAAAAGATTTTTAGGTTTAAATTTAGAAAGAAGAGTCAGTGAAAACTTTATTTTTGGTGGAACTGTTGTTAATTATTCTGAATCTCCGCTTACCCAAAAAGTAAATTATGGCCAGGAAGCTGTAAACAACACAATGGCGGGAGTGAATATGATGTACAACAATCAGTTGCCATTCCTGACAAGATTAACAGATAAAATTCCGGGTATCAATACTGAAGCTCCTTCTAACTTAAACTTTAAAATGGAAGGTGCCTATTTAATTCCGGGAATTAATAAAGGAACAAATGATCAATCATACATTGATGATTTTGAACAAACCACTTCAAAAATTTCATTAAAAGAACCTACCGCTTGGAGCTTGGCTTCTAAACCAGAGAAAAGCCAAGGAAATCCACTTTTTGCCGGAGCAGGCGCTAATGATAATTTGACGAATGGATATGGAAGAGGTTTACTTACATGGTATAATATTGATCCTAGATTTTGGGGAGTAGGAGGTAGAGCTCCACAAGGAATTACTCCTGCATCGGTTTCTAATCATGCTTCGAGAAGGGTGCAATTCTCAGAAATTTTTAATAACAGAGATTTTGTAGCGGGAGAGCAGACTTTTACCAATACTTTTGATATTTCTTATTTTCCTCAGGAAAAGGGACCTTACAATGCCAATCCGGCTACTGAAACGACACAGCAGAGATGGGCTGGAATTATGCGTCCGATAAGTGTTACTAACTTTGTGAATTCGAATATTGAATACGTAGAATTCTGGATGATGGATCCTTATGCAGACGGAAATACTTTAGGTACGAATCCTAAACTTTTACTACAATTAGGTAATGTCTCGGAAGACGTTTTGAAAGACGGTTTAATGCAATACGAAAATGGTTTGCCTACCGGAGGAAGCCCATCAACGACAACAACTTCCAACTGGGGAATACAGCCAAAACAACCACCGATTCTATATGCGTTTTCATCTGAAGGTGCAGATAGAACGGCACAGGATTTAGGATATGACGGATTAAGTTCAGATCAGGAAGCGATGAGGTTTGGTAATACTTTTGTAAATCCGGTAACCAATCTTTCCGACCCTGCAGTTGATGATTTTGTATTTTATTTGTCAGATAAATTTACAGGAAGTCAGGCTGCGTCTATCGTTCAGCGATACAAATATTTCAGAGGTCCGGAAGGAAATTCAAGAAGTGGTTCACTGGAAGTTTCTTCGCAGACTCCGGATGCAGAAGATATCAATAAAGATTATAACTTGGATCAAACTGAAAACTATAATGAATATATTGTTAATTTAGATCAAGCAAGTTTAGGATTAGGAGCAAATAATTATATCATCGATCAGAAAACGGTAACAGCTACTTTCCAAAATGGGCAAACAGATGATGTAAAATGGTATTTATTTAGAATTCCGGTTGCTAAACCTGGTGATCCAAATAGTGCATCCATACTTAATAATGTAAGATTTGCCAGATTATTATTAACAGGATTTGATCAAACTTCAACCTTGAGATTTGGTACAATGGATTTGATTAGATCAGATTGGAGAAGATATACCAGTAAAATTGCAAGTCCAACAGTAGCTTCTAATGATGAAGGTATTGGTACTGATATAGGAACTGCTGAACTTGAGGTAGGAAGTGTAAACATCGAAGAAAATGCATTAAACCAGCCACCTTATGTACTTCCTCCTGGAATCGATAGACAAGTTCTTAGTGGAAATGCAGGAGCACAAAGACAAAATGAAGCTTCTTTATATTTAAAAGCAACAAAAATTACAAATCAGGCTAAAGGAGTATTTAAAAATACATCTTTAGATATGAGAAGATATAAGAAACTAAGATTATTTGTTCATGGTCAAAATTTAGATAATCCGATTGCTTCAGATTATGATCCTAATACAAAATTCTTCATCAGATTTGGTAGCGACGCAACTGATAACTATTACGAATATGAAGCTTCTGTAAAATATACTTCCAATACTGCAACAACTCCTTTAGAAATTTGGCCTGCAGAAAATGATGTTGATTTTAATATTCAGGATTTCGTAGATGCAAAAATCAGAAGAGACAGAGAGTCGCCTAACGATATTATTCAAAGAAAAAAAGATTCTCAATTTGGTGATAGTAATAAAGGAATTTACATAAAAGGTAGACCTTCATTAGGAAATATTACGACGATTATGATTGGTGTAAGAAATGTTGGTACTGGTCGTGAAACTCCAAATAATGTAACTCTTTGGGTAAACGAAATTCGTCTTTCTGAAATTGAAAATGATGGCGGTTATGCAGGAAACGCAAGCTTAAATTTCAACTTGGGAGATTTTGCAACAGTTAATACGAGTGCTTCTTATTCATCTGTAGGTTTCGGAAATATAGATTCTAAACCGGCAGAAAGAAGTCAGGCGACACAGTCGGCTTTTAGTATTAATACCGCAGTAAACGTAGATAAATTCTTGCCTGAAAATACAGGGATGAAAATTCCGGTGAACTATTCTTATTCTCAAACCATCGAAGATCCGAAGTACAATCCTTTGGATACCGATGTTGAGTTTAGTAAAGCTGCTAACAAGGAAGAACTTAAAAAAGTAGCAAGAACGTATACTCAGCAAAGAAGTATTGGTGTTGTCAACATGCATAAAGAAAGGGTAAAACCAAACAGTAAACCTAAGTTTTATGATGTAGAAAACCTTTCATTAACTGCCGTTTATAATGACGATCATTACCGTGATATTTATACCAAGAAAAACTACAGACAGTATTTCAGAGGATATTTAGATTACAACTACACATTCAAACCTTGGGTAGTAAAGCCATTCAATAAAATGATCAGTGATACGGCAAAATCTACAAAATACCTGAGATGGATAAAAGAATTTAATTTCAATCCGGTTCCTACAAGATTATCTTTTAGAACTGAATTAGACAGAAATTATAATGAACTAGAATTTAGAAATATCGATGCAATTCTTAGTGGAAATCTTAATGATGATTTTGCTGCTTTGAAGAACAGAAACTTCTACTTCGGTTGGCAATATGGTTTAGGATTTAATTTTACTAAATCGTTGAAATTAGAAATCAATTCTGCAACAAGAACATTAAATGATCAGGTTGATGTAAATACGATGGACAATTCTTCAATCTTTGGAAATGTATTCAGATCAGGAAGACCTGTTTTGTATAATCACAGAGTTCAGTTAAATTATAAATTACCGTTCCAATATCTTCCGTATCTTGATTTTATTGATGCAGAAGTGGGGTACGGATTTACATATAACTGGAATGCGAGATCTACAGCGCTTCTTGCAAGTCCTGAAGGAAGTTTAGGGTCGATAGGGCAGAACACCAATGTTATTTCGGCAAATGCTACAGCAGATCTTCCAAAGTTCTTTGGGCAGTTTAGTTATTTTAAAAGGATGTCGACAACTCTTCAAAAACGTAAGCAGGAACAAGACTCATTGAACAATGCAGTTAATCAGGCTTGGGAGAAAAACAGATATGCGTACAAAAAATATAAGTTTAAAAACAAGCTTTCTATTTTACAAAGCGCAGCATTTGTACTTACTTCTATGAAGCAGTTAAATGTAACTTATACCGAAAATAACGGAAGTGTACTTCCAGGTTTATTGTCTGCTCCAAACGGATATGGTTATGGTCAGACTTTAGGTGGTCCTTCTTTAGGTTTCCTTTTTGGTTCGCAGGCAGACATCAGACGATTATCGATGGAAAGAGGCTGGGTAAGTGATTCACCATTTATGATTGACCCTTATATGAAGATGTCTACCCGAGAATTTAGGGCCGATTTACAGGTTGCTCCGGTGAATGATTTTAATATAAGTTTTAATGTTTTACAGACTTATAACCGAAATTTCTCACACACAGGATTCAACTATGTAGATGATTTTGGAAATGCAAACCCGAATCTTACTTTTGCAAGTGATATGGTATCATATTCTAATACGGTAGTTCTTTTAAATTCATCATTTAAAGAAAGTACTGTGATTTATGATGCGATCAGAGCCAATGCTCAGCTGATTTCACAACAAATGGGCGGAGTTTTAAATCCGAATGGATATACAGAAGGACACGGTATTTCTAATGCTTATGTTTTAATTCCTGCATTCCGTGCTGCAATGGAAGGTAAAAATCCTGAGCGTTTAGGAAATGCAAAAAAAGCAGGACTGCCGATTCCGAACTGGAGAATTATCTATTCAGGTCTTAGAAATATTCCGATCATTAACGGACAGTTTACCAAATTTGACATTCTTCACAGTTATACTGCAACGTATACAGCAACTGGAGTACAGTCGAATATTGATTACTTCAACAGCCGAATAGACAAAACAAGTTCTCAGAGAGATGTTAATGATAATTATATCAATCCTTATACATTCTCTCAGGTAAGTTATACAGAATCTTTCTCACCACTTATCGGAGTAGATGTTACGATGAGAAACAATATGCAGTTTGGGGTGCAGTACAACAAAACAAGAAGTATGATTCTTGGTTTGGTTAATCACTCTCTTACCGAAGATGCGTACACAGAATATGTGATAAGATTAGGATATATCGTAAGAAACTTCCGTTTGGGAACCAATAATCAGAGAGGAGCAAAAGCAAAAGGATCAGATTTAAATATCCGTGGTGATATTTCTCTGCGAGACAGCCAGACAAGTATTATGAATATCTTATTAAATGATTCTCAAATTACGGGCGGACAAAAATTAATGAACATAAAGCTTTCCGCAGATTACAATGTTTCTGAAAATCTGAATCTGAGATTATTCTACGAACAGATGACTTCAAAATATAAAATCTCAACAGCTTTCCCGCTGTCAACAATCAGAGCCGGGATTTCTGCGACATTCACTTTTGGTGATTCCGGAGGTTTATAA
- the gcvH gene encoding glycine cleavage system protein GcvH has protein sequence MNTPSELKYTKDHEWVKIEGNVATIGITDFAQGELGDIVYVDVDTVDDDVNGGDVFGSVEAVKTVSDLFLPISGKVTEFNSALEDQPELLNTDPYGNGWIIKLEIAEGADHSELLSAEEYQAIIG, from the coding sequence ATGAATACACCGTCAGAATTAAAGTACACTAAAGACCACGAGTGGGTAAAGATCGAAGGTAACGTTGCTACAATTGGTATCACAGACTTTGCACAAGGAGAGTTGGGAGATATCGTTTACGTAGATGTAGATACAGTAGATGATGATGTGAATGGAGGAGATGTTTTCGGAAGTGTAGAAGCTGTAAAAACGGTTTCAGATTTATTCTTGCCTATTTCAGGAAAAGTTACAGAATTTAATTCTGCTTTGGAAGATCAGCCAGAATTGTTAAATACAGATCCTTATGGAAACGGATGGATCATTAAGCTTGAAATTGCAGAAGGAGCAGATCATTCAGAATTGCTTTCAGCAGAAGAATATCAAGCAATCATTGGATAA
- a CDS encoding VanZ family protein: METDGSLSLKLQKEQIIQNCFQQKNIKQSLDKISNIFIKILPIYWAFLTYMLLRPGVENHEYFFMFDGIDKVLHLSIFAALGFCFIAAFPKIRFSYFFQIMLIYAFLTEILQEEMKLGRSMETLDIVADTIGCLIGYYIYKVLAKRFI; encoded by the coding sequence ATGGAAACGGATGGATCATTAAGCTTGAAATTGCAGAAGGAGCAGATCATTCAGAATTGCTTTCAGCAGAAGAATATCAAGCAATCATTGGATAAAATTTCAAACATATTTATTAAGATACTGCCCATTTATTGGGCATTTCTTACTTATATGCTTTTGCGTCCCGGTGTCGAGAACCACGAATACTTCTTTATGTTCGACGGTATCGACAAGGTTTTGCACTTAAGTATATTTGCAGCATTGGGTTTTTGCTTTATCGCTGCCTTTCCAAAAATCAGATTTTCTTATTTCTTTCAGATCATGTTGATTTATGCATTCCTCACAGAAATTCTGCAGGAAGAAATGAAACTCGGCAGATCAATGGAAACACTCGATATCGTTGCCGACACCATTGGCTGTCTAATTGGATACTATATATATAAAGTACTCGCCAAACGTTTCATCTGA
- a CDS encoding VanZ family protein: MKRYFAVFIALYTVVLLYMMFYASGREPSEISYIQHQPFITIQHFFNDNNIDNQAFIVNIFGNIFLFSPFGWLGLCIKKFNRFIPVTLFFLIAISIIESTQYFTGRGVADIDDVFLNTLGMLIGFFLFKYATWKNIANIQFHFQLLENKDSTATVS; encoded by the coding sequence ATGAAAAGATATTTTGCAGTATTTATTGCCTTATATACCGTCGTTTTATTATACATGATGTTTTATGCATCCGGAAGAGAACCTTCTGAAATTTCTTATATTCAGCATCAGCCGTTTATTACTATCCAGCATTTTTTTAATGATAATAATATAGATAATCAGGCTTTTATCGTCAACATATTTGGGAACATATTTCTATTCAGTCCATTCGGTTGGTTGGGATTATGCATCAAAAAATTCAACCGTTTTATCCCTGTTACTTTGTTCTTTTTAATTGCAATAAGTATTATAGAATCCACACAGTATTTTACAGGAAGAGGCGTTGCAGATATAGATGATGTATTTTTAAATACTTTAGGAATGTTAATCGGCTTTTTTCTATTTAAATATGCAACCTGGAAAAACATTGCCAATATTCAGTTTCATTTTCAATTATTAGAAAATAAAGATTCTACTGCAACAGTTTCTTAG
- a CDS encoding acyl-CoA carboxylase subunit beta: MDIEFNKREDQNKLKLSEINRLLTEIKKGGGEKRLQKLRDEGKMTARERIEYLLDKNSDSIEIGAFAGYEMYEEHGGCPSGGVVVVMGYVSGKQCLVVANDASVKAGAWFPITGKKNLRAQEIAMENRLPIIYLVDSAGVYLPMQDEIFPDKEMFGRIFRNNAKMSASGIIQISAVMGSCVAGGAYLPIMSDEAMIVDKTGSIFLAGSYLVKAAIGESIDNETLGGATTHCAISGVTDYKAKDDKDALDRIKNIMKSVGSYDKAGFDRIESFPPKEKIDNIFGIMPVSRAEQYDTLEIIKCIVDNSEFEEYKADYGKSIICATARVDGWSVGIVANQRKLVKSGKGEMQFGGVIYSDSADKATRFIANCNQRKIPLIFLQDVTGFMVGSKSEHGGIIKDGAKMVNAVSNSVVPKFTIITGNSYGAGNYAMCGKAYDPRLIVAWPWADLAVMGGAQAAKVLAQIQESTLKKQGKVITEEEHQEILDTITKKYQKQTEATYAASRLWTDAIINPIDTRKWISMGIEAANHSPITEKFNLGVIQV, from the coding sequence ATGGATATTGAATTTAACAAAAGAGAAGATCAAAATAAATTAAAATTATCTGAAATCAACCGTTTGCTTACAGAAATTAAAAAAGGCGGTGGCGAAAAAAGACTTCAGAAACTTCGTGACGAAGGGAAAATGACGGCAAGAGAAAGAATAGAATATCTTCTTGATAAAAATTCAGATTCCATAGAAATTGGTGCTTTTGCTGGTTATGAAATGTATGAAGAACATGGCGGTTGCCCAAGTGGTGGTGTTGTGGTTGTAATGGGTTATGTTTCCGGAAAGCAATGTTTAGTTGTAGCAAATGATGCTTCGGTAAAAGCTGGAGCTTGGTTTCCGATTACAGGAAAGAAAAATCTAAGAGCGCAGGAAATCGCTATGGAAAACAGACTTCCAATAATTTATCTTGTAGATTCTGCAGGAGTTTATCTTCCGATGCAGGACGAAATTTTCCCTGATAAAGAAATGTTTGGAAGAATTTTTAGAAATAATGCTAAAATGAGTGCTTCAGGAATTATTCAGATTTCAGCAGTTATGGGAAGCTGTGTTGCAGGTGGAGCCTATCTTCCAATCATGAGCGATGAAGCAATGATAGTAGATAAAACCGGTTCTATTTTCTTGGCTGGAAGTTATTTGGTAAAAGCTGCAATCGGTGAGAGTATTGACAACGAAACTTTAGGGGGAGCAACAACGCATTGCGCAATTTCGGGAGTTACCGATTATAAAGCTAAAGACGATAAAGATGCCTTAGACCGTATTAAAAATATTATGAAATCTGTAGGAAGCTATGACAAAGCAGGTTTCGACAGAATAGAAAGTTTCCCTCCTAAAGAAAAAATAGATAATATTTTCGGAATTATGCCTGTTTCCAGAGCAGAGCAATACGATACTTTAGAAATTATAAAATGTATTGTTGATAATTCTGAATTTGAAGAATACAAAGCAGATTATGGTAAAAGTATTATCTGTGCAACAGCAAGAGTTGACGGTTGGTCTGTAGGAATTGTTGCCAACCAAAGAAAATTGGTAAAAAGCGGTAAAGGAGAGATGCAGTTTGGTGGAGTAATTTATTCTGATTCTGCCGACAAAGCAACCCGATTTATTGCTAACTGTAACCAAAGAAAAATTCCTTTGATCTTTTTACAGGATGTAACAGGATTTATGGTAGGTTCAAAATCAGAACACGGCGGAATCATCAAAGACGGTGCAAAAATGGTAAATGCAGTTTCTAATTCTGTTGTTCCTAAATTTACGATCATTACCGGAAATTCTTACGGAGCAGGAAACTATGCAATGTGTGGAAAAGCGTATGACCCAAGACTAATTGTAGCTTGGCCATGGGCAGATTTGGCAGTGATGGGAGGAGCTCAGGCTGCGAAAGTTTTGGCACAAATCCAGGAATCTACTTTGAAAAAACAAGGAAAAGTAATTACTGAAGAAGAGCACCAGGAAATTTTAGATACCATTACAAAAAAATATCAAAAACAAACAGAAGCAACTTATGCGGCTTCAAGATTGTGGACTGATGCGATCATCAACCCTATCGATACCAGAAAATGGATCTCTATGGGTATAGAAGCAGCAAACCACTCTCCGATTACAGAAAAATTCAATTTGGGAGTAATTCAAGTCTGA
- a CDS encoding DMT family transporter has protein sequence MQKLALFRLHLIVFLWGFTAILGKLITANAQILVFYRMLFAAIFLYAFIRIYKKESIKVSKKLFLQLSGVGFFMALHWYCFFYSIKVSNVSIALSCLSLSTLFASVLEPIVFKRKVDVSEVVMGAVIVACILLIFKTEFQYKEGIFYGVLCAIFGTVFSVFNGKLFGKTSSGNIIFYEIFSGWFILMLFYLVTGQIMQMDEINYRDLALIGLLASVFTAYPMFESVKLMKYISPFTLILTVNLEPVYGIILAFFIFGESEHMSPVFYVASLVMILAIVVNALIKTRKQKNIN, from the coding sequence ATGCAGAAATTAGCACTTTTCAGATTACATTTAATTGTCTTTTTATGGGGATTCACAGCAATTTTAGGTAAACTGATTACCGCAAATGCCCAGATTCTTGTTTTTTATAGAATGCTTTTTGCAGCCATATTTCTTTATGCATTTATAAGAATTTACAAAAAAGAAAGCATTAAAGTTTCAAAAAAACTATTCTTACAATTATCGGGAGTTGGTTTTTTTATGGCGCTGCATTGGTACTGCTTTTTTTATTCGATTAAAGTTTCCAACGTTTCCATAGCTTTAAGTTGTCTCTCGTTATCTACTTTGTTTGCTTCGGTTTTGGAGCCTATTGTTTTTAAACGGAAAGTTGATGTTTCGGAAGTGGTAATGGGAGCGGTGATTGTTGCCTGTATTTTACTTATTTTTAAAACAGAGTTTCAGTATAAAGAAGGAATTTTTTACGGAGTTTTGTGCGCGATTTTCGGAACTGTTTTTTCTGTTTTTAATGGAAAACTGTTCGGAAAAACCAGTTCAGGAAATATTATTTTCTATGAAATCTTTTCAGGATGGTTTATTTTAATGCTGTTTTATTTGGTAACGGGACAAATCATGCAGATGGATGAAATAAATTATAGAGATCTTGCGTTAATAGGCTTGTTGGCAAGTGTATTTACAGCATATCCTATGTTTGAATCTGTGAAGCTGATGAAATATATTTCGCCTTTTACTTTAATTTTAACAGTTAATTTAGAACCAGTTTACGGAATTATACTAGCTTTTTTTATCTTTGGAGAATCAGAACACATGAGCCCGGTATTTTATGTTGCATCTTTGGTTATGATTTTGGCAATTGTTGTAAATGCGCTGATAAAAACTAGAAAACAAAAAAACATTAACTAA